One segment of Paenibacillus rhizovicinus DNA contains the following:
- the prfB gene encoding peptide chain release factor 2 (programmed frameshift), whose translation MLDTTVKQDLREMAKRLQELRGSLDLDIKQEMILNFEEKMSAPDFWDDNERAQSTIAELNAVKSVVDQYERMNSEQEDLQTMLELAEEEDDEDIYADLKKSVTELVAKVSEFELQLLLNEPYDKLNAILELHPGAGGTESQDWCQMLYRMYTRWAEKHGFKIELLDYLAGDEAGIKSVTISVKGYNAYGYLKAEKGVHRLVRISPFDAAGRRHTSFVSCDIMPEIDDDIEIDIRSEDLKVDTYRASGAGGQHINKTESAIRITHVPSGIVVSCQTQRSQIQNRERAMQMLRSKLYERKIEEQQKHLAEIRGEQSDIAWGSQIRSYVFHPYSMVKDHRTSVETGNVGAVMDGDLDSFIDGYLRSKIRHDDN comes from the exons ATGTTAGATACAACGGTTAAACAAGACCTGCGTGAAATGGCGAAGCGTCTCCAAGAACTCAGGGGGTCTCTT GACTTAGATATTAAGCAGGAGATGATCTTGAATTTCGAAGAGAAAATGAGCGCCCCCGACTTCTGGGACGACAACGAGCGTGCGCAAAGCACAATCGCGGAACTAAATGCCGTGAAATCCGTCGTGGACCAATACGAACGGATGAACAGCGAGCAGGAAGATCTGCAGACGATGCTGGAGCTGGCGGAAGAGGAAGACGACGAGGACATTTACGCCGATCTCAAGAAGAGCGTAACTGAACTCGTAGCGAAAGTAAGCGAGTTTGAGCTGCAGCTGCTGCTTAATGAGCCTTACGATAAGCTGAACGCGATCCTCGAGCTGCATCCGGGCGCCGGCGGCACGGAGTCGCAGGATTGGTGCCAGATGCTGTACAGGATGTACACGCGCTGGGCCGAGAAGCACGGCTTCAAGATCGAGCTGCTCGATTATTTGGCCGGAGACGAGGCGGGCATCAAGAGCGTCACGATTTCCGTTAAAGGTTACAATGCCTACGGGTATTTGAAAGCGGAAAAAGGCGTGCACCGGCTCGTGCGGATTTCTCCGTTCGACGCTGCGGGACGCCGGCATACTTCCTTCGTTTCCTGCGACATTATGCCGGAGATCGACGACGATATCGAAATCGATATCCGCAGCGAGGATTTGAAGGTGGATACCTACCGGGCGAGCGGCGCCGGCGGTCAGCACATCAACAAGACGGAGTCGGCCATCCGGATCACGCACGTTCCATCCGGCATCGTCGTTTCGTGCCAAACGCAGCGTTCGCAGATCCAGAACCGGGAGCGCGCGATGCAGATGCTTCGTTCCAAGCTCTATGAGCGGAAGATCGAAGAGCAGCAGAAGCATCTCGCGGAAATTCGCGGCGAACAATCCGATATCGCATGGGGCAGCCAGATTCGCTCTTATGTGTTCCATCCGTACAGCATGGTGAAGGACCACCGGACTTCGGTGGAAACCGGCAACGTCGGCGCGGTCATGGACGGAGATCTGGATTCGTTCATTGACGGATACTTGCGCAGCAAAATCCGCCATGACGACAATTAA
- a CDS encoding YitT family protein gives MNARTETLLSVVLLLAGSFLIAFSFNVFLVPLGIASGGVSGISILVHYETGIPPAYTQWALNVPLFLLGLWLLGKRFALKTALGSFLLPLFVLFTSHWEPLTDNAMLASIYGGIGVGAGLGLVFRGKASTGGLDLAAQLLHRYTGVRLGLAVPAFDGIVIAAAGILIAPENALYALVGLFATSKTIDFVQTGLAISKVAFVISDHPEEITQVVLHDLDRGLTKLDAHGGYTGESRTVLMVVVGRGEVSKLKSLVRTADPGAFVIISDTAEVLGEGFQLP, from the coding sequence ATGAATGCCAGAACGGAGACTTTGCTAAGCGTCGTGCTGCTGCTAGCGGGATCCTTCCTAATTGCATTCAGCTTCAATGTCTTTCTCGTACCGCTAGGCATCGCATCCGGCGGCGTGTCGGGCATATCTATCCTCGTTCATTATGAGACAGGCATCCCGCCGGCCTATACGCAATGGGCGCTCAACGTACCCTTGTTCTTGCTCGGGCTGTGGCTGCTCGGCAAGCGATTTGCGCTGAAGACGGCGCTGGGTTCATTCCTGCTGCCGCTATTCGTGCTCTTCACCTCTCATTGGGAGCCGCTGACGGACAACGCCATGCTGGCCTCCATCTATGGCGGGATCGGCGTGGGAGCAGGGCTTGGCCTTGTGTTTCGCGGCAAGGCATCGACAGGGGGGCTGGATCTGGCTGCGCAGCTGCTGCATCGCTATACGGGCGTCCGCTTGGGGCTGGCCGTCCCGGCTTTTGATGGTATCGTCATCGCGGCGGCGGGCATCCTGATCGCGCCGGAAAATGCGCTTTATGCACTGGTCGGGTTGTTCGCCACGAGCAAGACAATCGATTTTGTGCAGACGGGTCTTGCGATCTCGAAAGTCGCGTTCGTGATCTCCGACCATCCGGAGGAGATCACTCAGGTCGTGCTGCATGATCTGGACCGCGGACTTACGAAGCTGGACGCCCACGGCGGATACACGGGCGAATCGAGGACGGTGTTGATGGTCGTGGTCGGCAGAGGCGAGGTATCGAAGCTGAAAAGCTTGGTCAGAACGGCTGATCCCGGAGCGTTCGTCATTATCAGCGACACCGCGGAAGTGTTGGGGGAAGGGTTCCAATTACCCTGA
- the fliB gene encoding flagellin lysine-N-methylase, with the protein MPSLIPDYFEQFKCIGSSCEDTCCAGWRVTIDASTLRKYKSVPRNELNIMRDVEGNQFRVRNDCCAFLNEDKLCKIQLNLGESYLSTTCDQYPRSYQLVDGVKEASATLSCPEIARLALLNPDGINVHYSEHDQSGPVQHVFNSNEYFQSVRDLVLGMLQNRLYTVADRLIVLAMYFTGQNQYRGMEHAFAQEDFHGILSEVKGNRMEQFKRSHYLVELLKDEKKETKRYAALYRNITAYYGNDPIRYGEAWKSYMELFNEKHEYVLENYLVNYAYRTVDFSQNSDAFALMVVYYAMLKWHLVGIAGQKQEMNPHLAVETIQIFTKRYEHHPATQMVTQHLKQSGLLELSELIVFLKD; encoded by the coding sequence TTGCCCTCGTTAATCCCAGATTACTTCGAACAATTCAAGTGCATTGGTTCCAGCTGTGAAGATACATGCTGTGCAGGTTGGCGAGTCACGATTGACGCAAGCACGTTGCGTAAATATAAATCAGTGCCCCGAAATGAACTCAATATTATGCGAGATGTAGAAGGCAATCAATTCCGCGTCCGCAACGATTGCTGTGCTTTCTTGAATGAGGACAAGCTCTGCAAGATTCAACTCAATCTAGGCGAATCGTACTTATCGACGACGTGCGATCAATATCCCCGCAGCTATCAATTAGTAGATGGCGTCAAGGAAGCTTCCGCGACACTTTCCTGCCCTGAGATCGCTCGGCTAGCCCTGCTAAATCCAGATGGGATCAATGTTCACTATTCAGAACACGATCAATCAGGACCAGTTCAACATGTGTTTAACTCGAACGAATATTTTCAGAGTGTCCGTGATCTTGTCCTTGGTATGCTACAAAATCGATTGTATACCGTTGCCGATCGGCTCATCGTACTCGCCATGTATTTTACCGGGCAGAACCAATATCGCGGTATGGAACACGCATTCGCACAAGAAGATTTTCACGGCATTCTAAGTGAGGTAAAAGGCAATCGCATGGAACAGTTTAAACGTAGCCACTACCTTGTCGAGTTGCTAAAGGACGAGAAAAAAGAGACAAAGCGATATGCCGCGCTCTATCGGAATATTACAGCCTACTATGGTAATGATCCGATACGTTATGGAGAAGCATGGAAATCATACATGGAGCTGTTCAACGAGAAGCACGAGTACGTCTTGGAAAATTATCTTGTGAACTACGCGTACCGCACCGTTGATTTCTCGCAAAACAGCGACGCGTTCGCGCTGATGGTTGTTTACTATGCGATGCTGAAATGGCACTTAGTTGGAATTGCCGGACAGAAGCAGGAAATGAATCCTCATCTAGCGGTGGAGACAATTCAAATTTTCACAAAGCGCTATGAGCATCATCCTGCAACACAGATGGTCACACAACATTTGAAGCAATCAGGGTTGCTGGAATTGTCGGAACTTATTGTTTTTCTGAAAGATTAG
- the hpf gene encoding ribosome hibernation-promoting factor, HPF/YfiA family has product MKYNIRGQHILVTDALREYVEKKLNRLEKYFEEPSASETNVTLSVTKGRHVIEVTIPLASVMLRAEERSEDMYASIDLVVDKLERQIRKHKTKINSKFRKGNGIRAMFTDEGSAVRVIEEEEDYELVRTKRFLLKPMDVEEAILQMNMVGHSFYMFANSDTKEVNVVYRRSDGRYGLLEAD; this is encoded by the coding sequence ATGAAATACAACATTCGAGGTCAACACATCTTAGTGACAGACGCCTTGCGCGAGTATGTCGAGAAGAAACTAAACCGCCTGGAAAAGTATTTTGAAGAGCCTTCAGCCTCCGAAACGAACGTAACGTTATCCGTTACGAAAGGTAGACATGTCATCGAGGTAACCATTCCGCTTGCGAGCGTGATGCTGCGAGCCGAGGAAAGAAGCGAGGATATGTACGCGTCCATTGATTTGGTGGTGGACAAACTGGAACGGCAAATACGCAAACATAAAACAAAAATAAATAGCAAGTTCAGAAAAGGAAACGGCATCCGGGCCATGTTCACGGACGAAGGATCGGCTGTACGCGTCATAGAGGAAGAGGAAGACTACGAACTGGTTCGCACGAAACGCTTCCTATTAAAGCCGATGGACGTTGAAGAGGCGATTCTTCAAATGAATATGGTAGGTCATTCCTTCTATATGTTCGCCAATTCGGATACGAAGGAAGTGAATGTGGTCTACCGCCGCAGCGACGGCCGATACGGCTTACTGGAAGCCGATTAG
- a CDS encoding acylneuraminate cytidylyltransferase family protein: protein MIGNKKVLAVIPARGGSKGLPRKNIRELAGKPLIAWTLEAAAASQYIDRCIVSTDDEEIAAVARQWGGDVPFLRPAHLAQDDTPGIAPVLHALDSCSGYDYVVLLQPTSPLRTSGDIDGCLDKLRESDTPSCVSVTTVDKSPLWMYTLGDRDSMVPLLDTNTRAATRQQLPVFYMLNGAVYATECDWLRKQGLFINDETVAYVMPRERSQDIDTIEEFVHVEWMIAHSR, encoded by the coding sequence ATGATAGGGAATAAAAAAGTGCTAGCTGTTATACCCGCCCGTGGTGGTTCTAAAGGATTACCGCGCAAAAACATCCGTGAGCTTGCAGGCAAGCCACTCATTGCGTGGACGCTGGAAGCGGCGGCAGCTTCCCAATACATTGATCGCTGTATCGTCAGCACGGATGATGAGGAAATCGCAGCTGTAGCTCGTCAGTGGGGGGGGGATGTTCCGTTTCTTCGTCCGGCTCATCTCGCGCAAGATGATACCCCGGGTATTGCACCTGTCCTACACGCGCTAGATAGTTGCTCCGGCTATGATTATGTAGTGCTCTTACAGCCCACCTCCCCGTTACGAACGAGCGGAGATATTGACGGTTGCTTGGACAAGCTTAGGGAGTCCGATACACCTTCGTGCGTATCTGTAACGACTGTGGATAAGTCTCCGTTATGGATGTATACGCTGGGTGATCGGGATTCGATGGTGCCGTTGCTTGATACGAATACCCGTGCAGCCACACGTCAACAACTTCCTGTTTTCTATATGCTAAATGGTGCTGTTTATGCAACGGAGTGTGACTGGTTACGGAAGCAAGGGCTATTCATAAATGACGAAACCGTGGCTTATGTTATGCCGCGTGAACGCTCGCAGGATATTGATACGATCGAAGAATTTGTTCATGTTGAGTGGATGATAGCTCATAGTCGATGA
- a CDS encoding nucleotidyltransferase family protein, translated as MKAIEDIFVSPTASIIEALQIIDRGSVQIALVVDEEQRLLGTITDGDVRRGILRGISLESPLSLVMNREPRTAKLDMDRDMILSVMQYLNLRQFPVLDEAGRVIRLELIDELLQRNNRDNWVVLMAGGLGTRLGELTKDCPKPLLRVGTKPILEIILESFISNGFHRFFISVNYKAEMIKDYFGDGSKWGVEICYIHEGKRLGTAGALRLLQEVPSHPIIVMNGDLLTKVNFRQLVDFHVETNAKATMCVREYEFQIPYGVVQAEGHCLRKIEEKPTQKFFVNGGIYVIDQELMQMIPKDSFYDMPTLFDEAIGRELNTSVFPIREYWIDIGRMDDFERANREIYKEGML; from the coding sequence ATGAAAGCCATTGAAGACATCTTTGTTTCTCCGACAGCGTCAATCATAGAGGCTCTTCAAATTATCGATCGCGGATCGGTGCAAATTGCTCTGGTTGTGGATGAGGAGCAGCGTTTGCTAGGGACGATTACAGATGGCGATGTTCGCAGGGGGATATTACGTGGTATTAGTTTGGAATCTCCCCTATCGTTAGTGATGAATCGGGAACCACGAACTGCAAAACTGGACATGGACCGGGATATGATTCTGAGTGTAATGCAGTATTTGAATTTGCGTCAATTTCCCGTACTGGACGAAGCGGGGCGCGTAATTCGACTGGAGTTAATTGATGAGTTGCTGCAACGGAATAACCGCGACAATTGGGTTGTCCTTATGGCTGGTGGACTTGGGACAAGGCTCGGAGAATTGACAAAGGACTGCCCGAAGCCGTTGCTTAGAGTAGGTACGAAGCCAATATTGGAAATTATTCTCGAAAGCTTCATTTCTAACGGCTTCCATCGTTTCTTTATATCCGTCAATTACAAGGCGGAGATGATTAAAGATTACTTTGGTGACGGATCGAAGTGGGGAGTGGAGATTTGCTACATACACGAAGGAAAACGGTTAGGGACAGCCGGGGCGCTTAGATTACTTCAGGAAGTGCCGAGCCATCCGATTATCGTGATGAATGGTGATTTGCTTACGAAAGTGAATTTCCGTCAATTGGTTGATTTTCATGTAGAGACGAATGCAAAAGCAACGATGTGCGTAAGGGAATATGAGTTTCAAATCCCGTATGGCGTTGTTCAGGCGGAAGGACACTGTCTGAGGAAAATTGAAGAAAAACCAACGCAGAAGTTTTTTGTTAACGGGGGCATTTATGTTATCGATCAAGAACTCATGCAAATGATTCCGAAAGATTCTTTCTATGATATGCCGACACTGTTCGATGAAGCTATTGGGCGAGAACTTAACACCTCTGTATTTCCAATCCGGGAGTATTGGATTGATATCGGACGAATGGATGATTTCGAACGAGCGAATCGAGAGATTTATAAGGAGGGTATGCTATGA
- a CDS encoding cold-shock protein, which yields MQGKVKWFNAEKGYGFIETEQGGDVFVHFSAIQSEGFKTLEEGQSVEFDIVEGARGPQAANVQKL from the coding sequence ATGCAAGGTAAAGTTAAATGGTTCAACGCTGAAAAAGGTTACGGTTTCATCGAGACTGAGCAAGGCGGCGACGTATTTGTTCACTTCTCCGCAATCCAATCCGAAGGCTTCAAGACTCTTGAAGAAGGCCAATCGGTCGAATTCGACATCGTAGAAGGCGCTCGCGGCCCTCAAGCTGCTAACGTTCAAAAACTGTAA
- the secA gene encoding preprotein translocase subunit SecA, which produces MLGLVKKLFGDANEREIKRLMRTVEEINGLEPQIAQLSDEALREKTVEFRARLEQGEDIDALLPEAFAVVREASKRVLEKRHYDVQLIGGMVLHEGQIAEMKTGEGKTLVGTLAVYLNALLGKGVHVVTVNDYLAMRDSEQMGQVYQFLGMTVGCNLHGLSHDEKQAAYACDITYGTNNEFGFDYLRDNMVLYKEQMVQRPLYFAIIDEVDSILVDEARTPLIISGQAAKSTEMYFAADRFVQRLKEEEDFTVDIKVRSVTMTDEGVAKAEKAFGIENLYDHANILINHHIQQALKAHVIMKRDVDYVVQDEEVMIVDEFTGRLMQGRRYSDGLHQAIEAKEQIKVQNESMTLATITFQNYFRMYRKLAGMTGTAKTEEEEFKKIYGLEVIQVPTNRKNIRNDIADVVYKTENGKFKAVVEEIVKRHANKQPVLVGTVSIENSEKLSEMLKKRGIQHKVLNAKYHAEEAEIISRAGISDSVTIATNMAGRGTDILLENGVGELGGLHIIGTERHESRRIDNQLRGRAGRQGDPGSSQFYLSLEDDLMRRFGSENIMGMMERLGFEEDQPIESRLISRAIESAQKRVEGNNFDQRKIVLQYDDVMNQQREIIYKQRREVLFSENIREIVLEMVKPSITKIVEAHCPSDDVPENWELQEIVDYAEGNFLNEDMITKDDLWGKEPQEIIEFLYDKVIGLYDQREEEIGAETMREFEKVVVLRAVDSKWMDHIDAMDQLRQGIHLRAYGGTDPLREYQFEGFEMFKEMIEHIQEEVTKYIMKAHVENNLERQEVAKGQTESGGSSENAQKRPVRKDERVKRNDPCPCGSGKKYKQCHGQ; this is translated from the coding sequence ATGCTCGGACTTGTAAAGAAATTATTCGGAGACGCCAACGAACGAGAGATTAAGCGTCTTATGCGTACCGTAGAGGAAATCAATGGACTGGAGCCGCAGATCGCTCAGCTTTCGGACGAGGCCCTTCGAGAGAAGACGGTGGAATTCAGAGCCCGTCTGGAACAAGGAGAGGATATCGACGCTCTGCTCCCGGAGGCGTTCGCCGTTGTTAGAGAAGCGTCCAAACGCGTATTGGAAAAGCGTCATTACGATGTACAGCTGATTGGCGGTATGGTTCTTCATGAAGGACAAATCGCCGAGATGAAAACCGGTGAAGGTAAAACGCTGGTCGGAACGCTGGCCGTCTATTTGAATGCATTGCTTGGGAAAGGCGTTCACGTCGTTACCGTCAATGACTATCTCGCAATGCGCGACAGCGAGCAAATGGGTCAAGTGTATCAATTTCTAGGCATGACCGTCGGCTGCAACCTGCACGGCCTCTCGCATGATGAGAAGCAGGCAGCGTATGCATGCGATATCACATATGGAACGAATAATGAGTTTGGTTTCGACTACTTGCGCGACAACATGGTGCTGTATAAAGAACAAATGGTACAGCGTCCGCTTTATTTTGCCATTATCGATGAAGTGGATTCCATTCTTGTCGATGAAGCGCGTACGCCGCTTATCATCTCCGGTCAGGCGGCAAAGTCGACCGAGATGTATTTTGCAGCAGACCGTTTCGTGCAGCGTTTGAAAGAAGAAGAAGATTTCACGGTAGACATCAAGGTCCGTTCCGTCACGATGACGGACGAAGGCGTGGCGAAAGCCGAGAAAGCCTTCGGTATCGAGAACTTGTATGATCACGCTAATATCCTCATCAACCATCACATTCAACAGGCGCTGAAGGCGCATGTCATTATGAAGCGCGATGTCGACTATGTCGTTCAAGACGAAGAAGTCATGATCGTCGACGAATTCACGGGTCGTCTGATGCAGGGCCGCCGTTACAGCGATGGTCTGCACCAAGCGATCGAAGCGAAGGAACAGATCAAGGTTCAGAACGAGAGCATGACGCTCGCGACGATCACGTTCCAGAACTACTTCCGGATGTACCGCAAGCTGGCCGGCATGACCGGTACGGCGAAGACAGAGGAAGAAGAGTTCAAGAAAATCTACGGTCTTGAAGTTATTCAAGTGCCGACGAACCGGAAGAATATCCGGAACGATATCGCGGACGTCGTCTACAAGACGGAGAACGGCAAGTTCAAAGCGGTTGTCGAGGAAATCGTCAAACGCCACGCGAACAAGCAGCCGGTACTGGTCGGTACGGTTTCCATCGAGAATTCCGAGAAACTGTCCGAGATGCTGAAGAAACGCGGCATCCAGCATAAGGTGCTCAATGCGAAGTATCATGCCGAGGAAGCGGAAATCATCTCGCGCGCGGGTATCTCGGATTCGGTTACGATCGCGACGAACATGGCCGGCCGCGGTACGGATATTTTGCTTGAGAACGGCGTCGGCGAGCTTGGCGGTCTGCATATCATCGGTACGGAACGCCATGAGAGCCGTCGGATCGATAACCAGCTTCGCGGTCGTGCAGGACGTCAAGGCGACCCGGGTTCATCGCAGTTCTATCTGTCCCTCGAGGATGATCTTATGCGCCGGTTCGGCTCCGAGAACATCATGGGCATGATGGAACGCCTCGGCTTCGAGGAAGACCAGCCGATCGAGAGCCGGCTCATCTCGCGTGCGATCGAATCCGCGCAGAAGCGGGTAGAGGGTAATAACTTCGATCAGCGTAAAATCGTACTCCAATACGATGACGTCATGAACCAGCAGCGTGAGATCATTTATAAGCAGCGCCGCGAGGTGCTTTTCTCCGAGAATATCCGCGAGATCGTGCTTGAGATGGTTAAGCCTAGCATTACGAAGATCGTAGAAGCGCACTGCCCTTCGGACGATGTTCCGGAGAACTGGGAGCTGCAGGAGATCGTCGATTACGCGGAAGGCAACTTCCTGAACGAGGACATGATCACGAAGGATGATCTGTGGGGCAAGGAACCGCAGGAAATCATCGAATTCCTGTACGACAAAGTAATCGGTTTGTATGATCAGCGCGAAGAAGAAATCGGCGCGGAAACGATGCGCGAATTCGAGAAGGTCGTCGTACTGCGCGCGGTAGACAGCAAATGGATGGATCATATCGATGCGATGGACCAGCTGCGTCAAGGGATTCACTTGCGCGCATACGGCGGTACCGATCCGCTTCGCGAATATCAATTCGAAGGCTTCGAGATGTTCAAGGAAATGATCGAACATATTCAAGAAGAAGTGACGAAATATATCATGAAGGCGCATGTCGAGAACAACTTGGAGCGTCAAGAGGTTGCCAAAGGCCAAACGGAATCCGGCGGCAGCAGCGAGAATGCGCAGAAACGCCCTGTCCGCAAAGACGAGCGCGTGAAGCGCAACGATCCATGCCCTTGCGGCAGCGGCAAGAAATACAAGCAGTGTCATGGACAATAG
- the argJ gene encoding bifunctional ornithine acetyltransferase/N-acetylglutamate synthase, whose translation MGQGNTSASYTVVPNGSVTTPKGFKAAGLHCGLKKTTRHDLGAIVCEVPAAAAGVYTTNAFQAAPIAVTRASIGAGGKLRAVIVNSGNANACTGEQGEADAYEMRSAFAQAIGVPAEQVAVASTGVIGELLKMDRVRGGIAELPARLGDSYEAADDFCQAILTTDLVKKEVCVSVTVDGKAVHIAGASKGSGMIHPNMATMLGFVTTDAAIGSETLHKLLRQVTDLTFNMITVDGDTSTNDMLVAMASGLAGNEELTEAHADLAAFAEGLCYVCEVLAKAIARDGEGATKLVEVQVRGAENAASAQAIAKTVIGSSLVKSAVFGADANWGRIIAAVGRAGVPVNPETVDIALGDIVTLTQSRPVAFDEEAALEYLKGDTVVIHVDLHMGEGAATAWGCDLTYDYVRINAAYRT comes from the coding sequence ATGGGACAGGGGAACACATCCGCATCATACACGGTCGTGCCGAACGGCTCGGTCACGACCCCCAAAGGCTTTAAAGCCGCCGGCCTGCACTGCGGCCTGAAGAAAACGACGCGCCACGACCTTGGCGCTATCGTATGCGAAGTACCCGCCGCGGCAGCTGGCGTGTACACGACGAACGCGTTCCAGGCGGCACCGATCGCCGTCACGCGCGCGAGCATCGGCGCAGGCGGCAAGCTGCGCGCCGTCATTGTCAACAGCGGCAACGCCAACGCGTGCACCGGCGAGCAGGGCGAAGCAGACGCGTACGAGATGCGCAGCGCGTTCGCGCAGGCCATCGGCGTGCCGGCGGAGCAGGTAGCGGTAGCATCGACGGGCGTCATCGGCGAGCTGCTGAAGATGGACCGCGTACGCGGCGGCATCGCGGAACTGCCGGCTCGGCTTGGCGATTCCTATGAAGCGGCGGATGATTTCTGCCAAGCGATTCTGACGACGGACCTCGTGAAGAAGGAAGTCTGCGTGTCCGTCACGGTGGACGGCAAGGCCGTACATATCGCTGGCGCGTCCAAAGGCAGCGGCATGATCCATCCGAACATGGCGACGATGCTCGGCTTCGTGACGACGGATGCTGCCATCGGCAGCGAGACGCTGCATAAGCTGCTTCGTCAAGTGACGGACCTGACGTTCAACATGATCACCGTGGACGGAGACACAAGCACGAACGATATGCTGGTCGCGATGGCGAGCGGGCTGGCGGGCAACGAAGAGCTGACGGAAGCGCATGCGGATCTTGCCGCATTCGCCGAAGGGCTTTGCTACGTGTGCGAAGTGCTGGCCAAAGCGATCGCACGCGACGGCGAAGGTGCTACCAAGCTGGTCGAAGTGCAAGTGCGCGGCGCGGAGAACGCTGCATCGGCACAGGCGATCGCGAAGACGGTCATCGGTTCCTCGCTCGTGAAGTCCGCTGTATTCGGCGCCGATGCGAACTGGGGACGGATCATTGCGGCGGTCGGCCGCGCAGGCGTACCGGTCAATCCGGAGACGGTCGATATCGCGCTCGGCGACATCGTTACGTTGACGCAGTCCCGTCCGGTAGCATTCGACGAGGAAGCTGCGCTGGAATATTTGAAGGGCGACACGGTCGTCATTCACGTCGACCTGCACATGGGCGAAGGCGCCGCAACGGCATGGGGCTGCGACCTGACCTATGATTACGTCCGCATTAACGCGGCGTATCGGACCTAG
- the argC gene encoding N-acetyl-gamma-glutamyl-phosphate reductase, whose protein sequence is MSTVVRAAIIGSTGYGGVELIRLLAGHPQVEVTSVVSSSSAGAPIAEGFPHLNEIRTDLLDDVDPALLKSKADVVFIATPAGVASKITPLLLAEGLKVIDISGDHRLKDRSEYETWYKKEPAAQEYLDQAVFGLCEVYGESVRGADLISNPGCFPTATLLGLVPAVKAGLIDPASIIIDAKSGVSGAGRGVSLGNHYSEVNENFKAYKINKHQHIPEIEQVLSDIAGKKVVTTFTTHLVPMTRGIMSTMYASMTGNHTNEDFISLYRNYYEGRPFVRIRQNGVWPATKEVSGSNYCDIGFAVDPRTNRVTIVSVIDNLVKGAAGQAIQNLNLMMGWDESLGLRFVPVYP, encoded by the coding sequence ATGAGCACAGTGGTAAGAGCAGCGATCATTGGATCGACCGGTTACGGCGGCGTAGAGCTGATTCGGCTCCTGGCGGGACACCCGCAGGTTGAAGTGACGTCGGTCGTTTCCTCTTCGAGCGCAGGCGCGCCGATCGCGGAGGGTTTTCCGCATTTGAATGAAATTCGTACAGACTTGCTGGATGACGTCGATCCGGCGCTCTTGAAGAGCAAGGCCGATGTAGTATTCATCGCGACGCCCGCGGGCGTTGCGTCCAAAATAACGCCGCTGCTGCTTGCAGAAGGCTTGAAGGTCATTGATATTTCCGGCGACCATCGGTTGAAGGACCGCTCGGAATATGAGACATGGTATAAGAAAGAACCGGCTGCGCAGGAGTACTTGGACCAAGCGGTCTTCGGTTTGTGCGAGGTTTACGGGGAATCCGTGCGCGGCGCGGACCTGATCTCCAATCCCGGCTGCTTCCCGACGGCGACGCTGCTTGGACTGGTACCTGCGGTGAAAGCGGGTCTGATCGATCCGGCTTCGATCATCATCGATGCTAAATCCGGCGTTTCGGGCGCAGGACGCGGCGTGAGCCTGGGTAACCACTATTCAGAAGTCAACGAGAACTTCAAAGCTTATAAAATCAACAAGCATCAGCATATCCCGGAAATCGAGCAAGTGCTTTCGGATATTGCGGGCAAGAAGGTCGTCACGACGTTCACGACGCATCTCGTTCCGATGACGCGCGGCATCATGAGCACGATGTACGCATCGATGACCGGCAATCATACGAATGAAGATTTCATCTCGCTGTATCGCAATTATTATGAAGGCCGCCCTTTCGTGCGCATTCGCCAGAACGGCGTGTGGCCGGCGACCAAAGAAGTATCGGGCTCCAACTATTGCGACATCGGCTTTGCCGTTGATCCGCGGACGAACCGCGTCACGATCGTATCGGTCATCGATAACCTCGTGAAGGGCGCTGCAGGGCAAGCCATTCAGAATCTCAATTTGATGATGGGCTGGGACGAGTCGCTGGGACTCAGATTCGTACCGGTTTATCCTTAA